The Streptomyces pactum genome contains a region encoding:
- a CDS encoding trypsin-like peptidase domain-containing protein: MSGTAWHARIECGKEVGAGFLVSARRLLTCAHVVRWSGSAAVTVTFPGRRELGELSATVAVHGGWRGGPADLGDLAVLELDQEVPLTPAVFARPGSERAAPAPELVAYGFPKGYDEGMLASYRALPGPLISDEWVQLEALTAHGQPLAAGFSGAALTLADGTVVGMVTAVAGGKDVRVGRMLPVEVMARYWPEIGELVPTPGHRADARRRLYALVRRAESTGLTCDPNRLYASAMDPFDPPPPAGGFASLREAAAYVQWEVPEPGAVARFADRLAELLHAPPPRPATWSPIVVEIDHSGAGADQVTVEVSAYRDGQRRPVGTRRLARSAVRSFVQERIDEAFTQLDPGADELLTFVLPREWLNEPVAHWACSEDDPTPLGCAYPLVVTDRHRHRSGRLRHQLRKKWGKLQVSTGGTLHRVDCGTRERPAGLRKRLRDDAELAGFAASPAAAGEHFEVGLHVPVPVLLWPREGCPGDGHDGPCSGTAFLDELAVSVAGVPPSELPRLVMELRETADAADDPDEHWARDVQLLWDDPRCFAEPAALLHSPVG, from the coding sequence ATGAGCGGTACGGCGTGGCACGCCCGCATCGAGTGCGGCAAGGAGGTCGGTGCCGGATTCCTCGTCTCCGCGCGCCGGTTGCTCACCTGCGCCCACGTCGTCCGGTGGAGCGGGAGCGCGGCGGTCACGGTAACCTTCCCGGGCCGCCGGGAACTGGGCGAGCTGTCCGCCACGGTCGCCGTGCACGGCGGCTGGCGGGGCGGCCCCGCCGACCTCGGCGACCTGGCCGTCCTGGAACTGGACCAGGAGGTGCCGCTCACGCCGGCCGTCTTCGCCCGGCCCGGCTCCGAGCGGGCCGCCCCCGCCCCCGAGCTGGTCGCCTACGGCTTCCCCAAGGGGTACGACGAGGGCATGCTCGCCTCCTACCGTGCCCTGCCCGGCCCGCTCATCTCGGACGAGTGGGTCCAGCTCGAGGCGCTCACGGCGCACGGGCAGCCGCTGGCGGCCGGGTTCAGCGGGGCGGCGCTGACGCTGGCCGACGGCACGGTCGTCGGCATGGTCACCGCGGTCGCGGGCGGCAAGGACGTACGCGTCGGCAGGATGCTGCCCGTCGAGGTCATGGCGCGCTACTGGCCCGAGATCGGCGAACTGGTGCCCACGCCGGGCCACCGGGCGGACGCGCGCAGGCGGTTGTACGCGCTGGTGCGCCGCGCCGAGAGCACCGGCCTGACGTGCGACCCGAACCGGCTGTACGCCTCCGCCATGGACCCCTTCGACCCGCCGCCCCCGGCAGGGGGGTTCGCCTCCCTGCGGGAGGCCGCCGCGTACGTGCAGTGGGAGGTGCCGGAGCCGGGCGCCGTGGCCCGGTTCGCCGACCGGCTGGCGGAACTCCTGCACGCCCCGCCGCCACGCCCCGCGACGTGGTCGCCCATCGTCGTGGAGATCGATCACAGCGGTGCCGGCGCCGACCAGGTCACCGTCGAGGTGTCCGCCTACCGGGACGGGCAGCGCCGCCCGGTGGGCACGCGCCGGCTGGCCAGGAGCGCGGTGCGGTCGTTCGTGCAGGAGCGCATCGACGAGGCGTTCACCCAGCTCGATCCCGGCGCCGACGAGCTGCTCACGTTCGTGCTGCCGCGCGAGTGGCTGAACGAACCGGTGGCGCACTGGGCGTGCAGCGAGGACGATCCCACACCGCTCGGCTGCGCCTACCCGCTCGTGGTGACCGACCGTCACCGCCACCGCAGCGGGCGGCTCCGCCACCAGTTGCGCAAGAAGTGGGGCAAGCTCCAGGTCAGCACGGGCGGGACGCTGCACCGCGTCGACTGCGGCACCCGGGAGCGGCCGGCCGGCCTGCGCAAGCGGCTGCGGGACGACGCGGAGCTGGCCGGTTTCGCCGCCTCGCCCGCGGCGGCGGGGGAGCACTTCGAGGTCGGGCTCCACGTCCCCGTGCCGGTGCTGCTGTGGCCGCGCGAGGGGTGCCCCGGCGACGGGCACGACGGCCCCTGCTCCGGTACGGCGTTCCTGGACGAACTCGCCGTGTCCGTCGCCGGGGTGCCGCCGTCCGAACTCCCCCGCCTGGTCATGGAACTGCGCGAGACGGCGGACGCGGCCGACGACCCCGACGAGCACTGGGCGAGGGACGTCCAGTTGCTGTGGGACGACCCCCGCTGCTTCGCCGAGCCCGCCGCCCTGCTGCACTCCCCCGTCGGGTGA
- a CDS encoding CU044_2847 family protein gives MDGLVEFKTEDGARVVVEGVEDEDGARLVSRGDGPAQAARTFEGSLEGVRAAAESALRVFRDGSLRPDSVELEFGVKLSAEAGAVIAKGSAEGHLVVKLSWSPEPSPTRPDGPEAAGRS, from the coding sequence ATGGACGGGTTGGTCGAGTTCAAGACCGAGGACGGCGCGCGGGTGGTCGTCGAGGGTGTCGAGGACGAGGACGGCGCGCGGCTGGTCTCGCGCGGCGACGGACCGGCCCAGGCGGCGCGCACCTTCGAGGGGTCCCTGGAGGGCGTGCGGGCGGCGGCCGAGTCCGCGCTGCGGGTCTTCCGCGACGGCTCGCTCAGACCCGACTCGGTGGAGCTGGAGTTCGGGGTCAAGCTGAGCGCGGAGGCCGGCGCGGTCATCGCGAAGGGCTCGGCGGAGGGCCACCTGGTCGTGAAGCTGAGCTGGTCGCCGGAGCCGTCCCCGACGCGCCCCGACGGCCCGGAAGCCGCCGGCCGCTCATGA
- a CDS encoding AAA family ATPase, with translation MPLWPVYTGAPAPHDGIAKLPPPPPWRAFDGHPVLDPPDEDDEALAASPDRAHRAATYQASEHTVQLVNAALYLRRPLLVTGPPGTGKSSLAYAVARELRLGPVLRWNITSRSTLHDGLYTYDPLSRLYAARHATERPDDPAAGTGIENHLRLGPLGTALLPYARPRALLIDEIDKSDLDLPNDLLHVLEEGQYEIPELVRASRDTSDGRAEVLIDGTDQRVPVERGRVRCKAFPFVVLTSNGEREFPPAFLRRCVSLRLRQPDDDHLTEIVRAHLGEPDGYAQKLIDRFLSRVGSGELATDQLLNAIYLARSSGLGADSLDELAERLMPYLGRSPQPDAF, from the coding sequence ATGCCTCTGTGGCCCGTCTACACCGGCGCGCCGGCCCCCCACGACGGCATCGCCAAGCTGCCCCCGCCCCCGCCCTGGCGGGCCTTCGACGGCCACCCCGTGCTCGACCCGCCGGACGAGGACGACGAGGCCCTGGCCGCCTCCCCCGACCGCGCCCACCGCGCCGCCACCTACCAGGCCTCCGAGCACACGGTGCAGTTGGTCAACGCCGCCCTGTACCTGCGGCGTCCGCTGCTGGTCACCGGCCCGCCCGGCACCGGGAAGTCGTCCCTCGCCTACGCGGTCGCCCGCGAACTGCGGCTCGGCCCGGTCCTGAGGTGGAACATCACCAGCCGCAGCACCCTCCACGACGGCCTCTACACCTACGACCCGCTCTCCCGCCTGTACGCGGCGCGCCACGCCACGGAACGTCCCGACGACCCGGCCGCCGGCACGGGCATCGAGAACCATCTGCGCCTCGGCCCGCTCGGCACCGCCCTCCTCCCCTACGCCCGTCCGCGCGCCCTGCTCATCGACGAGATCGACAAGAGCGACCTCGACCTGCCGAACGACCTGCTGCACGTCCTGGAGGAGGGCCAGTACGAGATCCCGGAGCTCGTGCGGGCCTCCCGGGACACCTCCGACGGGCGTGCCGAGGTGCTGATCGACGGCACCGACCAGCGGGTACCGGTCGAACGCGGCCGGGTCCGCTGCAAGGCCTTCCCCTTCGTCGTCCTCACCAGCAACGGCGAGCGCGAGTTCCCGCCCGCCTTCCTGCGCCGCTGTGTCTCGCTGCGGCTGCGGCAGCCGGACGACGACCACCTCACCGAGATCGTCCGCGCCCACCTGGGCGAGCCCGACGGGTACGCGCAGAAGCTGATCGACCGGTTCCTGTCCCGGGTGGGCAGCGGCGAACTGGCCACCGACCAGCTCCTCAACGCCATCTACCTGGCCCGTTCCTCCGGTCTGGGCGCCGACTCCCTCGACGAGCTGGCGGAGCGGCTGATGCCGTACCTGGGCCGGTCCCCGCAGCCCGACGCGTTCTGA
- a CDS encoding SAV_2336 N-terminal domain-related protein, whose translation MAADRPGAPDPLPHLADLLGRAAPGVRPTPLELAELLWLAGRMEPAAPADPAGPAAEAAPADPAPPAPRAAPERDRQHRQHRQHRPPPPGRPQEPPPAAEAPRTPLRLPSPAPAPGTSAAEPHSALLAPAPPMLRHTLALQRSLRPLKRRTDAPVGHEVDESATADRIARLGAGPEWWLPVLRPVRERWLRLNLVHDAGPTMPVWQPLVRELHAALAQSGVFRTVTLHRADPDGTVRGEGAHAPADGRTVTLLISDCMGPQWREGPAGTRWFDTLRRWARRTPLAVLQPLPEQLWRDTALPPVPGRLSAPHRAAPSASLAFTPYDGTAARASRKAVHVPVLEPGPQWLANWASLIASPGGTEYPGAAAALHRPLPADADDRTDVTRLSAEELVLRFRASASPQAFRLAGHLALGRPDLPVMRLVQAAVEPHPLPQHLAEVILSGLLTTVAGPPGSYAFRPGVRELLLRGLPRTARNRTRELLLRTGGLIDERAGRSPGEFRALIPSRDGTERADGKEAFAAISQDSARQLATRQRPPAPSPFPPALGARYRPVRRLAPTGRMWLAEDTGTNRTVTVRLHDANTDPAAREAFLRDARRLTEIAHPNVVAVLDRGIEDDIPYVVMEHLDGIALNALTRSNGRRLPTPLTVSVGAQLARALTALHEAGVTHGGLEASRVVLLPDGTVRLSLFEPGRTSGPAGRSEDTRALCEVLLPLTSGTSRLTVPIDSRRLDRLLGAHRIHYAHAFDLMMSASPAAQAQGLRLLADPRLPARAAEAYEPRRYHALGPLRVGLPDGSPDLPPDVRALLAMLLLKHGRTVTHEELRWGLWDPGDEPRDPRAALTRLATRLADALGPGVLAAAAHGYALHTSADHVDVVHCDELVRRADAARLAGALAEARAHVTEALSLWRGTEPLGDVPGPAARTARTRLARLRLALHTKRAELDLALGEYDRAADDLADLLAAHPHREDFRRLYLIALRRQGRGEEALAVYEEYELSGGRSPALTALGRELREEHDEPADDAPGQAYEEPADGTPWQAYAEWPDTDGPHSAVSAPDELAEGPFPTEDGLWTPLSGEAEGPTEEEAETAEAIAASAAWGDGPHYDTDLDPEEARERAEILAEVAADLEEDDTGFDTGYRACAHYAFADGPRGDEAHATLRRLVTDLLTDSGLDGAAYEALDDPEGVLVLLEPRTEASGLLRATLEGLPGQLARVGGLRLRAEFWQVEFALDGGEEQAFRADAESVRAALDASGAQAIVALCDSLYYDEVHEEEGPDGPLFAPDLLRPLDDDTGWYRPVDGAGAPRAAAPAGEAVRGPFPMPSDGWVPRPSDASQAVVLRLPDGALALPDSDLVRSAPDRSRATWQYFEVDLTEHDLATEFPGIEATWRVQDPVEAVAGRGTDPRAVLFAELGDERPAAFRGGRGILPGSVDVSGYLIQWSSSDAGAPTRTRTRRPASATDLVAGARCVLLGFDDVTARLYRPAAEREVLLDIARLVAEERAPEDALAGVPLPRVASDGHAGTLDFIRALAGHRIAHDVRLRLDRHEARAARTAQPTPLADRLIRALHIRKVPTAVVTDRAPAPVAGYLRRRGLLDALPGGVHGRDADLTRLMPDPDVLHRALERLDAPPGECVLIGSSPAEQSAAHAIGLPFVGHWHGERVRRALRAADGDVLLVPDLRPLLTAAENR comes from the coding sequence ATGGCCGCTGACCGCCCCGGCGCACCGGACCCCCTGCCCCACCTGGCCGACCTCCTCGGCCGGGCGGCCCCGGGCGTCCGGCCGACCCCGCTGGAGCTGGCCGAACTCCTGTGGCTGGCGGGGCGGATGGAACCGGCGGCGCCCGCGGACCCGGCGGGCCCGGCGGCCGAGGCGGCGCCCGCGGACCCGGCGCCCCCCGCACCCCGGGCGGCACCGGAACGGGACCGGCAGCACCGGCAGCACCGGCAGCACCGGCCGCCCCCACCCGGTCGGCCGCAGGAACCGCCGCCCGCCGCCGAGGCGCCCCGCACCCCCCTGCGCCTGCCGTCCCCGGCGCCCGCACCGGGCACGTCGGCGGCCGAACCGCACAGCGCACTGCTCGCGCCCGCGCCGCCGATGCTGCGGCACACGCTGGCACTGCAGCGCTCCCTGCGCCCACTGAAGCGCCGTACCGACGCGCCGGTGGGGCACGAGGTGGACGAGTCCGCGACCGCCGACCGCATCGCCCGGCTGGGCGCCGGCCCCGAGTGGTGGCTGCCGGTGCTGCGCCCCGTGCGGGAGCGCTGGCTGCGGCTGAACCTGGTGCACGACGCCGGCCCCACGATGCCCGTGTGGCAGCCGCTGGTGCGCGAACTGCACGCCGCGCTCGCCCAGTCGGGCGTCTTCCGCACCGTCACCCTGCACCGCGCGGACCCCGACGGCACCGTCCGCGGCGAGGGAGCCCACGCGCCCGCCGACGGCCGTACCGTCACCCTGCTGATCAGCGACTGCATGGGGCCGCAGTGGCGTGAGGGCCCGGCCGGCACCCGGTGGTTCGACACGCTGCGCCGCTGGGCGCGCCGGACGCCCCTGGCCGTACTCCAGCCACTGCCGGAGCAGTTGTGGCGGGACACCGCCCTGCCGCCGGTGCCCGGCCGGCTGTCGGCCCCGCACCGGGCCGCACCCAGCGCGTCGCTCGCCTTCACGCCGTACGACGGCACCGCGGCCCGGGCGTCCCGCAAGGCCGTGCACGTGCCCGTGCTGGAACCGGGACCCCAGTGGCTGGCGAACTGGGCCTCGCTGATCGCGAGTCCGGGCGGCACCGAGTACCCGGGGGCCGCCGCCGCGCTGCACCGCCCGTTGCCGGCCGACGCCGACGACCGCACCGACGTGACGCGGCTGTCCGCCGAGGAGCTGGTCCTGCGCTTTCGCGCGAGCGCGTCCCCCCAGGCCTTCCGGCTGGCCGGCCATCTCGCCCTCGGGCGCCCGGACCTGCCCGTGATGCGGCTGGTGCAGGCCGCCGTCGAACCGCACCCGCTCCCCCAGCACCTGGCCGAGGTCATCCTCAGCGGCCTGCTCACCACGGTCGCCGGGCCGCCCGGCTCGTACGCGTTCCGTCCCGGCGTACGCGAGCTCCTGCTGCGCGGTCTGCCCCGCACCGCGCGCAACCGCACCCGCGAGCTGCTGCTGCGGACCGGCGGCCTGATCGACGAGCGGGCGGGGCGGTCGCCCGGCGAGTTCCGCGCGCTGATCCCCTCCCGGGACGGCACCGAGCGGGCCGACGGGAAGGAGGCGTTCGCGGCGATCAGCCAGGACAGCGCCCGGCAGTTGGCCACGCGGCAGCGGCCACCGGCCCCCTCGCCCTTCCCGCCCGCGCTGGGTGCGCGCTACCGGCCGGTGCGGCGGCTCGCGCCGACCGGGAGGATGTGGCTGGCCGAGGACACCGGGACCAACCGGACGGTGACGGTCCGTCTGCACGACGCGAACACCGACCCCGCCGCGCGGGAGGCGTTCCTGCGGGACGCGCGCCGCCTGACGGAGATCGCCCACCCGAACGTGGTCGCCGTCCTCGACCGCGGCATCGAGGACGACATCCCGTACGTCGTCATGGAGCACCTCGACGGCATCGCCCTGAACGCCCTCACCCGGTCCAACGGCCGGCGGCTGCCGACGCCGCTGACGGTGTCGGTGGGTGCGCAGTTGGCGCGGGCGCTCACCGCCCTGCACGAGGCGGGCGTCACGCACGGCGGCCTGGAGGCGTCCCGGGTCGTCCTCCTGCCGGACGGCACCGTCCGGCTCAGCCTCTTCGAACCGGGCCGGACCTCGGGCCCGGCCGGCCGCTCCGAGGACACCCGGGCCCTGTGCGAGGTCCTGCTGCCGCTGACGTCGGGCACCTCGCGCCTGACGGTCCCGATCGACTCCCGCCGCCTCGACCGGCTGCTCGGCGCCCACCGCATCCACTACGCGCACGCCTTCGACCTGATGATGTCCGCCTCGCCGGCGGCGCAGGCCCAGGGCCTGCGGCTGCTCGCGGACCCGCGGTTGCCCGCCCGGGCGGCGGAGGCGTACGAGCCGCGCCGGTACCACGCACTGGGCCCGCTGCGGGTCGGGCTCCCGGACGGCTCCCCCGACCTGCCGCCGGACGTCCGCGCGCTGCTCGCCATGCTGCTGCTCAAGCACGGCCGCACGGTGACGCACGAGGAGCTGCGCTGGGGGCTGTGGGACCCGGGCGACGAGCCGCGCGACCCGAGGGCCGCGCTGACCCGGCTGGCGACGCGTCTCGCGGACGCCCTGGGCCCCGGCGTGCTGGCGGCGGCCGCCCACGGCTACGCCCTGCACACCAGCGCCGACCACGTGGACGTGGTGCACTGCGACGAGCTGGTACGCCGCGCCGACGCGGCACGGCTGGCGGGCGCGCTCGCCGAGGCCCGCGCCCACGTCACCGAGGCGCTGTCGCTGTGGCGCGGCACCGAGCCCCTCGGGGACGTCCCCGGGCCCGCCGCCCGCACCGCCCGCACCCGGCTCGCCCGGCTCCGCCTCGCCCTGCACACCAAGCGCGCCGAACTCGACCTGGCGCTCGGCGAGTACGACCGGGCGGCCGACGACCTGGCCGACCTGCTGGCGGCCCACCCGCACCGGGAGGACTTCCGCCGCCTGTACCTGATCGCCCTGCGCCGTCAGGGCCGGGGCGAGGAGGCCCTGGCGGTGTACGAGGAGTACGAGCTGTCCGGGGGGCGGAGCCCGGCACTGACCGCGCTGGGCCGGGAGCTGCGCGAGGAGCACGACGAGCCGGCCGACGACGCCCCGGGGCAGGCGTACGAGGAGCCGGCGGACGGCACCCCGTGGCAGGCGTACGCGGAGTGGCCGGACACGGACGGGCCGCACAGCGCCGTGTCCGCGCCGGACGAGCTCGCGGAGGGCCCGTTCCCCACGGAGGACGGCCTCTGGACGCCCCTGTCGGGGGAGGCGGAGGGCCCGACCGAGGAGGAGGCGGAGACCGCCGAGGCGATCGCCGCGAGCGCCGCGTGGGGGGACGGTCCCCACTACGACACGGACCTGGATCCCGAGGAGGCCCGGGAGCGGGCGGAGATCCTGGCGGAAGTCGCGGCGGACCTCGAGGAGGACGACACCGGCTTCGACACCGGCTACCGCGCCTGCGCCCACTACGCGTTCGCCGACGGCCCCCGGGGCGACGAGGCACACGCCACCCTGCGGCGCCTGGTCACGGACCTGCTGACGGACAGCGGGCTCGACGGTGCCGCGTACGAGGCCCTGGACGATCCGGAGGGCGTCCTCGTACTGCTGGAGCCGCGGACGGAAGCCTCCGGCCTGCTCCGGGCGACCCTGGAAGGGCTGCCCGGGCAACTGGCGCGGGTGGGCGGCCTACGGCTGCGGGCCGAGTTCTGGCAGGTGGAGTTCGCGCTGGACGGCGGCGAGGAGCAGGCCTTCCGCGCCGACGCCGAGTCGGTCCGCGCGGCACTGGACGCCTCCGGCGCACAGGCGATCGTCGCGCTCTGCGACTCCCTGTACTACGACGAGGTGCACGAGGAGGAGGGTCCGGACGGCCCCCTCTTCGCCCCGGACCTGCTCCGGCCGCTGGACGACGACACGGGCTGGTACCGCCCGGTCGACGGTGCCGGGGCCCCCAGGGCGGCGGCACCGGCCGGCGAAGCGGTGCGCGGGCCCTTCCCGATGCCGTCGGACGGGTGGGTGCCCCGCCCGTCCGACGCGTCCCAGGCCGTCGTTCTGCGGCTGCCCGACGGCGCGCTCGCCCTGCCGGACTCCGACCTGGTCCGGTCGGCGCCCGACAGGTCCCGTGCGACCTGGCAGTACTTCGAGGTCGACCTGACCGAGCACGACCTCGCCACGGAGTTCCCCGGGATCGAGGCGACGTGGCGGGTGCAGGATCCGGTGGAGGCCGTGGCCGGGCGGGGGACCGACCCGCGGGCGGTGCTGTTCGCCGAGCTGGGCGACGAACGTCCGGCTGCCTTCCGGGGCGGTCGCGGGATCCTTCCGGGGAGCGTGGACGTGTCCGGCTACCTCATCCAGTGGTCCTCCTCCGACGCCGGTGCCCCCACCCGGACCCGGACGCGCCGCCCGGCCTCCGCCACGGACCTGGTCGCCGGCGCCCGCTGCGTCCTCCTCGGCTTCGACGACGTGACGGCCCGGCTGTACCGGCCCGCCGCCGAGCGGGAGGTCCTCCTGGACATCGCCCGGCTCGTCGCCGAGGAGCGTGCGCCCGAGGACGCGCTCGCCGGGGTACCGCTGCCCCGGGTCGCCTCGGACGGGCACGCCGGCACCCTGG